The region GAGGCTGCAAATGAAATCAGACGGCAGCTTAATCCACAGCCCGCCGGTCAGCTGGAATACAATGTTCCGATGATTGAGGGAGAAAAATTATACGGGATGCAGCATAAATACCGCGAGACTGTTTTGTTTTTCCCAAGTCAGGGACAAACCTGTCATGCATACTGTACATTTTGTTTTCGCTGGCCTCAGTTTGTCGGAATGGAAGATCTTAAGTTTGCATCAAAAGAAGCAGAATTACTGGTAAAATATGTAAAGAAACATAAAGAAGTTACTGATGTATTATTTACTGGTGGTGATCCAATGATAATGAGAACCAAACATCTTGAAACATATATTAGACCATTACTTGAAGCAAACATCGCACATCTTAGAAATATCCGTATTGGATCAAAAGCACTTGCTTATTGGCCGTATCGCTTTTTAACCGATGATGATGCTGATGATTTATTAAGATTGTTTGAAGATGTTAATAAAGCTGGAAAACATCTTGCATATATGGCGCACTTCAATCATCCTGCTGAACTTGAAGGAAAAGCTGTTGAAAATGCAATTAGTAAAATACTAACTACCGGTGCTGTTATAAGAACTCAATCTCCTGTTTTAAAAAACATAAATGATAATCCGAAGCTCTGGGCAGAGATGTGGAAGAAACAAGTTAAACTTGGATGCATTCCATATTATATGTTTGTTGCACGCAATACAGGTGCGCAGCATTATTTTTCAATTCCGCTTGTAGATGCCTGGAATATTTTTAGAAAAGCGTATCAATCAGTAAGCGGAATTTGCAGAAATGTGAGAGGACCGAGTATGTCCTGCCTGCCTGGTAAAGTTCAGTTACTTGGAGTTACTGATGTAAAAGGTGAAAATGTTATGGTTTTCAGAATGATTCAGGGAAGAAATCCAGATTGGGCAGCCCGTCCTTTTCTTGCAAAATATGATGAAGATGCAATTTGGTACACAGATCTGCAGCCGGCGTTCGGTGAAGAAAAATTTTACTTTACTGATGAGCTTAATCAAATACTTAAACCAGAAGAAATTGAATTTGAGCTTGAATGAAGACATATGGCATACCGTCTTTCCGATTCCTGATAGCTTAATACGGTTGACGAATTGTTCCGATAAGAAATTGAATGAGAAGGCTTTCGCTGGTAATAAGAGCATATTATTATAAGTTTCGTAGAGATGAGCAAATCTTAGTTTAATTTTCTCTGCTTGTGCCCTTCATATCGTTAAATCCAATAGAACGCGGATGACACGGATTATGCGGATTAACACAGATTAAGAATCATATTGATCATTTCTCTCTCTTAATTTGTATTTAATAAATATGCCTTCGGTAAGATTATTTTACCATTGATAAAGGAAATTCATTACAGAAAATAATTTATACTTAAATTCCCGTTTGAATTCACAAAATCATTACAAATAACTCTACAGGTTTAATATGAAGAACTTTTTCATTTCCTGCTTTGTTGTTTCGATCCTTTTGATAACACAAATCAATGCACAAGTCAGTGCAAAAATGTTTCAGTATCCGGATGTTTCAAAATCACAAATTGTTTTTACATATAGTGATGATATTTGGATCGTATCAAAAGCTGGCGGAACAGCACACAAACTTACATCTGCAAAAGGTATAGAAGCTTTTGCAAGATTTTCTCCAGATGGTTCGCAAATTGCTTTTACCGGAAACTACGACGGAAATCCGGATGTTTATGTAATGCCCTCAATGGGCGGCTTGCCAAAAAGAATTACTTATCACGGAATGACTGATCGAATTGTTGATTGGTATCCGGATGGAAAATCTTTATTATTTGCTTCAACAAGGGAGAGCGGTAAACAAAGATTCAGTCAATTCTTTAAAATTTCTAAAGATGGCGGTGCAGCAGAAAAACTTCCTTTGCCTTATGCTGAATTTGGGTCTGTTTCTCCAGATGGAAAAAAAATTGCGTTTACTACTTTATCCAGAATGTTCAGAACCTGGAAAAGATACCGCGGCGGAATGGCTGCCGATATTTATATTTTTGATCTTCAAAACAACACTTCAGAGAATATCACAAACAATATTGCTAATGATGAAATTCCAATGTGGCATGAAGATAAAATTTATTTCCTTTCGGATAGAGGTGCAAACCAAAGATATAATATCTGGGTGTATGATCTTTCAACAAAACAAAATAAACAAATAACCGATTTTGATAAGTTTGATGTTGAGTTCCCATCAATTGGCGATAATGAAATTGTTTTTCAAGCGGGCGGATTATTATATCTTCTGGATCTTACATCCGGTAAATATTCTGAATTAAAAATTAATGTTGTAACCGATGAATCAACCCTAATGTCAAGAAATGAAAATGTTGAAAAACTTATTCAGAATTTTTACGTTTCGTACAATGGCAGCCGAACTTTATTTGAAGCAAGAGGAGAAATCTTTTCTGTTCCTGCAGAAAACGGGACAGTAATTAATCTAACTCAATCGCCCGGAGTTGCAGAAAGATTTCCTTCGTGGTCGCCAAATGGAAAATATATTGCTTATTTCAGCGATCGGTCAGGAGAATATCAGCTTACCGTTCGCGATATGGAAAATCCAACCGCGGAAAAGAAATTAACTAATTTTGAATCGGGTTATCGTTATAATACTTATTGGTCACCAGATAGCAAACAGCTTGTGTTTATAGATCAAACGATGACTATAAATTTATATGATATGGATAAAGATCAGCTTAAAAAAGTTGACAAACAAAAATGGTTGTATGAAGGCGCATTAAAACAATTTTCAATCAGCTGGTCACCCGACAGCAGATATGTTTGTTATGCAAAAGATCTTGATAACAGATCCTCGGCTATTGCAATTTATGATACGAAAGAAGGGAAGATTCATCAGGTTACTTCAGGCTATTATAACGATATGTCGCCAACTTTTGATCCCGATGGAAAATATTTGTTCTTTTTAACCAACAGAAGTTTTAAACCGATTTACAGTGACTTTGACGGAACCTGGATTTATTCTAATGCAACCCAAATTGCTTCGGTATCACTAAGTTCTGATACTCCGTCTCTTCTATTTGCAAAAAATGATTCAACTGTTGTTAAGAAGGAAGAAGAAAAGAAATCCGATGATAAAAAGGGTGAGACAAAGAAAGATGAGAAAAAAGATGAATCAAAAGTAAAAGAAACAAAAATCAATTTTGATGGCTTTGAAGACCGGGTTGTTATTCTTTCACCTGAGGCAGGTAATTATAATAATTTAACCGCTGTTTCAGGCAAGGTAATTTATCATCATTTCCCGAACACAGGTTCTGCAGAAAAGAAAAAATCAATTGTTTATTACGATCTTGATAAACGGGAAGAGAAAACAATTGTTGATGATGCCGATAATTTTCAGGTTTCTGCTGATGGGAAAAAGATATTGGTATTAAAACAAAAATCATTCTCGGTTGTAGATATTGCACCT is a window of Ignavibacterium sp. DNA encoding:
- a CDS encoding lysine 2,3-aminomutase, with protein sequence MKYSSYMLHNFRNIPQLKHVSPGIINAIEIVGSVLPFKTNNYVIENLIDWSNIPDDPMFILTFPQYDMLIPEHFEKMKSVINNGADKPRIKEAANEIRRQLNPQPAGQLEYNVPMIEGEKLYGMQHKYRETVLFFPSQGQTCHAYCTFCFRWPQFVGMEDLKFASKEAELLVKYVKKHKEVTDVLFTGGDPMIMRTKHLETYIRPLLEANIAHLRNIRIGSKALAYWPYRFLTDDDADDLLRLFEDVNKAGKHLAYMAHFNHPAELEGKAVENAISKILTTGAVIRTQSPVLKNINDNPKLWAEMWKKQVKLGCIPYYMFVARNTGAQHYFSIPLVDAWNIFRKAYQSVSGICRNVRGPSMSCLPGKVQLLGVTDVKGENVMVFRMIQGRNPDWAARPFLAKYDEDAIWYTDLQPAFGEEKFYFTDELNQILKPEEIEFELE
- a CDS encoding PDZ domain-containing protein — translated: MKNFFISCFVVSILLITQINAQVSAKMFQYPDVSKSQIVFTYSDDIWIVSKAGGTAHKLTSAKGIEAFARFSPDGSQIAFTGNYDGNPDVYVMPSMGGLPKRITYHGMTDRIVDWYPDGKSLLFASTRESGKQRFSQFFKISKDGGAAEKLPLPYAEFGSVSPDGKKIAFTTLSRMFRTWKRYRGGMAADIYIFDLQNNTSENITNNIANDEIPMWHEDKIYFLSDRGANQRYNIWVYDLSTKQNKQITDFDKFDVEFPSIGDNEIVFQAGGLLYLLDLTSGKYSELKINVVTDESTLMSRNENVEKLIQNFYVSYNGSRTLFEARGEIFSVPAENGTVINLTQSPGVAERFPSWSPNGKYIAYFSDRSGEYQLTVRDMENPTAEKKLTNFESGYRYNTYWSPDSKQLVFIDQTMTINLYDMDKDQLKKVDKQKWLYEGALKQFSISWSPDSRYVCYAKDLDNRSSAIAIYDTKEGKIHQVTSGYYNDMSPTFDPDGKYLFFLTNRSFKPIYSDFDGTWIYSNATQIASVSLSSDTPSLLFAKNDSTVVKKEEEKKSDDKKGETKKDEKKDESKVKETKINFDGFEDRVVILSPEAGNYNNLTAVSGKVIYHHFPNTGSAEKKKSIVYYDLDKREEKTIVDDADNFQVSADGKKILVLKQKSFSVVDIAPDQKLDKKLPTSQLEMTVVPREEWKQIFTDAWRLERDFFYDKNMHGVDWNAMRKQYGALIDNAVTRSDVNFIIGELIAELNASHTYRGGGDEEQAPRRAVGYLGIDWELNNGAFRIKRIVNGADWDTEVRSPLSASGLKIKEGDYILAVNGVPIDITKEPFAAFEGLADKTVDLSINNKPTFDGAWSVVVKTLSDETRLRNLEWIESNRKRVDEATNGKIGYIYVPSTGLDGQTELVRQFYAQFNKEGLIIDERFNNGGQIPDRFIELLNRKPLAFWAVRDGDNWKHPAIANFGPKVMLINGWSGSGGDAFPDYFRKAKLGPLVGSRTWGGLIGITGAPQLIDGGMITVPTFRMYDPDGEWFKEGHGVDPDINVPEDPGKLSKGVDVQLEKGIETVLQLLKENPPVNPKQPPYEKR